AGACCCAGGACCACCACGACTTTTTTGGCCAGCACCAGACCGGCATCGTCACCCCGCGCCCGGCCTGCGGCATGCTCGTCGCATTCGACGTGCTGGCCAGCGATCGCGAAGACCTGGAGCGCCTGTTCCGCACCTTGAATGAGCGCATCGCGTTCCTGATGACTGGCGGCACCGTGCCGCAAGTCGACCCGAAACTGCCGCCCACCGACTCAGGGATCCTCGGCCCGGTAGTCACCCCGGATAACCTGACCATCACCGTCTCGGTCGGCGAGTCGTTGTTTGATGAACGCTTCGGTCTGGCGGCAGCCAAACCCAAGCGCCTGAGCCGCATGGTCGGCTTCCCCAACGACGCGCTGGAACCCGCCCAGTGTCACGGCGACCTGAGCCTGCAGTTCAGCTCGAACACCCCGGACACCAATATCCACGCCCTGCGCGACATCGTAAAGAACCTGCCCGACCTGCTGCTGGTGCGCTGGAAACAGGAAGGCAGCGTACCGCCCCAGGCACCGGCCAAACCCGGCGAGCCGGCGCAGAGCGCACGTAACTTCCTGGGCTTTCGTGACGGCTCGGCCAACCCGAATTCCAATGACGCCAAGGCCATGGACCAGATCGTCTGGGTACAACCCGGCAGCGACGAGCCGGCGTGGGCCGCCAACGGCAGCTACCAGGCCGTGCGCATCATCCGCAACTTCGTCGAGCGCTGGGACCGTACGCCGTTGCAGGAACAGGAAAGCATCATCGGCCGTATCAAACCGACCGGCGCGCCCATGGATGGCGACAAAGAAACCCAGGTGCCCGACTACAGCAAGGACCCGGAAGGCAAGTTGACCAAGCTCGATGCCCACATCCGCCTGGCCAACCCGCGTACCCCGCAGACTCAGGCGAACCTGATCCTGCGTCGGCCGTTCAACTACTCCAACGGCGTCAACAAAAACGGTCAGCTGGACATGGGGCTGTTGTTCATCTGCTACCAGGCTGACCTGGAGAAAGGCTTCATCAGTGTGCAAACCCGGCTCAACGGCGAGCCTCTGGAGGAATACCTCAAGCCGGTTGGCGGCGGGTACTTCTTCACCTTGCCGGGGGTGACGGGGCCCAAGGACTTCCTTGGCCGCACGCTGCTCGCTGCAACGCACTCACAAACCACTGCCAACACCTAAAACAAACCAGAGCGGAAAACGTCCCATGAAGAAGTCGACTATCGCGTTGTCGTTGCTAATGACCCTTTCACCGCTGGCAGCCTTCGCCGCCACCGCGCCCCTGGACCTGGTAGGCCCGGTGTCGGACTACAAGATCTACGTCACCGAAGAAATCGGCGAGCTGGTCACCCAGACCAAGGCATTTACCGACGCCATCAACAAGGGCGACCTGGCCACCGCGCAGAAGCTCTACGCACCGACCCGCGTGCACTATGAGTCGATCGAACCGATCGCCGAGCTGTTCAGCGACCTCGACGCCTCGATCGACTCGCGTGTCGACGACCATGAGAAAGGCGTAACCGCAGAAGACTTCACCGGCTTCCACCGCATCGAGTACGTGCTGTTCTCCGAGAAGACCACCAAGGGTCTGGAAACGCTGACCGCCAAGCTCAACACCGACGTCAATGACCTCAAAACCCGCGTGGACGGCCTGACCTTCCCGCCGGAAAAAGTCGTCGGCGGCGCAGCAGCACTGTTGGAAGAAGTGGCTGCCACCAAGATCTCCGGTGAAGAAGACCGTTACAGCCACACTGACCTGTATGACTTCCAGGGCAACATCGACGGCGCGAAGAAAATCGTCGACCTGTTCCGTGGCCAGATCGAGAAGCAGGACAAAGTCTTCCTGGCCAAGGTCGACAAGAACTTTGCCACCGTGGACAAGATCCTGGCCAAGTACAAAACCAAGGATGGCGGCTATGAAACCTACGACAAGGTCAAGGAAACCGACCGTAAGGCCCTGGTGGGCCCGGTCAACACCTTGGCTGAGGACCTGTCGATGCTGCGCGGCAAGTTGGGCCTGAACTAAACCAACCCCGGCCATGCACTCAAACAGAGTGCATGGCCGGGACCAGCAGACACATCAATCACAGTTACGTCGGGCTCACACTCCCGGATGGCAAGATCGTCTCTTTAAAGTCTGGCAGTGGCGTACCGTCCGCTTTGCCCGTCTTGGGGTTAAGCGCATACCAGATACCGTTCATTTTAGCCGCCACTACATCGATCCCCTGACTGGTTCCGGGCACGCCTACTGTCGTGAATTTTGGCTTGGGATCCAATCCCCCAGCTAACCAATAAGCCCTCAACTTCTCCTCAATGGTAAGGAGGTGAGGCGCGGCAGCCCTACCCAACCTCGACGTATTTTGGGCTAAATCCGATAGCTTGAGCAGCCCCTTGAGCCCAGCCTTAAACAGTTGGTCATAACCGTCTGCTGGATTCATGATCGCACTGCCTGTTAACGCCGCCTCCCTGATGAAGTTAAACGCCCTGTCGCTAAAACTCGCCACAGGCTTTGCCCATGCAGTTTTGGGAGCAAGGGGCACGACTTTACTTCCTAACCTACGGACGACGCCGCTTACCGGGTTAGGCAAAAGTGCCTTGCCGGCGCGCAATAGCGATCGGAGCTGACCGCCTGCGCCAAGGAGCACCCCGCCAATGTCCACCGACAGGGCCACCATTCCCGCGCCAACATTCCCGTTAGAGAACTCCTGATAAGCACCCAGGAATGGCACAAGCCCCTTCAATATTGCCTTGTCACGTGCGAGGTCTTTTCGTTTTTCCTCCAAGGGCAATGTGCCCTGGGCCCTTTGCAGCAGGGCCTCATCGCTTTCATATAAATTGTGCTCTGCAATAAGCGTCACTATGCTTTCGGTCTTCGCCGAGGCAAACGTGTTAGTCAGGCCAGTGTTCGGCCCGCTGCTGCCCGTTGCCGTGGTACCGCCAATCGGCTCGCCGATGCGTTCAATGATAACTTTTGAGGAGGCATCCGGCCTTGGCGGAGTGCCATTCTTGTAGGCGTCCAAGTCCAACTTGACGCTGAACCCACCCGAAGCAAATCTCTGGTAACGGTTATTCCAATAGTCGGTATTGGGTCTGCCAGTAAGGACGTCGCCCAATTTCAGCTGTTTCGGAAGATCTGTGCGTTTGATGATTTTTCCATTCGCAAACACTTCGAAATAACACACCTGCGTGCCCAGCTCGACCCTCATCAAGGTGCCTTGCCGCCCTCTGGCCGCCTGCACATCGGCGCTGGTCTGATCGACCGGAGCCAACCCGGTCTCCCCGCGCACGCTGAACAAACTGACGACGCTCTCAGGATTGTTCAAAAGCTCACGATCAGCCAGTGGAAGGTTCGCAAACATGAGCTTGAGCTGGGTGGCGTAGGCTTTCTTCAGCGTAGCGGTGTGCGCTTCGACCGCTTTTTTCAGCTCAGTCTCCATATCGGGCAGTTGACGAATCCGCTCATCGAGTTCTGCGCGCTTATCGGCGGGTGCCTCTACTTCCAGGTTTCTTTGATAGGGACTAGTTCGGGGGCGTATCAGGTTTTGCGGCATATCGCTCCTGAGTACCCACTTGCCAGGCGTCAGATCGCCCGTCATATAGGTTTGTATCAGCGAACGTGTACGCGGCTCGGAAATAGAAACATTGCGTCGAGCATTGGGGTCGGCAAACAATACAGTCATGCCTTCCAGCTGGGCGCGTGTGGTTCCTGGAAACACCTTGAGCAATTCCCTGATCGCCAGGGCCTCCCGTGACGGTATCTCGGACACGGCATTCAATGCGTCGCTAATCTCTTTACGCTGTTTGAAGAACGCTTCGCTGGCGATCCTGACCGACTCAGCGTTATGTTCGCCTTCCTCTGCATCGGGAAGAACACCGTTGAGTACCGCCCAATCGAGTAAGAACTTGACGGACCCAAGCTGCATCAAGCTTGCCTGCCCTTCACTGGTGGGGGCCAGTGTAGTCAGATCGCTGATCTGCTCTTCGTTCATCATTTGACTTGTGCCCGGCGCCTTTAGGTTCGCCATCTCACACCCTAGGCGCAGCTCCATCCAGGCCGGCGTGCCGATCAGTATTTCTTCAGGCACTTCCTTTACCAGAAACTCGGGCGCCGCCTCTGCAAGAAGAATCTGGGCCGTCAGCACCGCGAGCTTAGGCTCAAGCCCCCGATTAGCAACCAAGTGATTCACCAGGTCCCCACGGACAGCGTTGAAGGTACGCCCCATGTTGGAGTGTTGGTAAAGGCTATAGCCTGCCACGTAGCCTGGTTTTGCAGGTTCACCCTGCTCTGCATACAAGGTAAGCGCGGCGGTGACAAGCTGTTGGCTAACCACCTTGGGCGCTGGCGAATCTTTCCATTTCAGTTTTTGCGCCAGTTGTTGACCATACTCAAGAGCTTCGGTGCTGTTTAGGTATTTTTCCAGGTGCTCTGCCGGGTTTTGCTCCAGCGCTTCTTGCGTTGCATTTTCGAGGTATTCAGAACGTTCAGGTCGTGCGCCAGCCCAGCGCTTGTCGGCCTCAGCCTTGAGGGTGACTTTATCGCCGGAGGTCAATTTACCGGGGACCCACGGTTCTTCAAGCAGGCCGGCGTAATTTCCCAGGGCGGGCGCGGGTGGCAAGGTAGTGCGCAGCCATCGCACCACGTTGCGCGTCTCGCCAACAGTGCGTGGCGAACCCAGCCCTTTATAATCCAGGAGCTGGCGGACGTCGTAAGTAGGCACCGAATACAAGGCGTTTCCCCGCTCCTGGCTCAGCGTGATCAGCTGGCCAAGTTCAACGTTCAGACTTGCAACTTCGGCAACATGTTTCGTGAGGTCCAGCCAGTTCCCCTCCGGCGTCTGGTGCTCGAATTTACCCTCGGACACCCGGAAAGGCCTCCCAGGCCAGAACGAGCCGGTTTTTTCCAATACCGTAGTCAGCGCAGGCGACTCGGTAAACCGCCGGAGTTTTTCTCGATCCGCATCATCGCCTACGACCAGCGGTGAACTGACTGACGGTTGCACCTGATGCCCTGACCAGTCCATGGCCGTATCCTCAGGCAGGTCCTGGACCTGACTCTCCAGATAGTTGGCGAGGTAGGCGCGTTCATCCAAGTCACCGATATTTTGTCGCAGTGTTTCCAAACCGCTGGTGATTCGCTGATACTTTTCGGCGGGCATCGTCAGCCCGGTGCTCTCCAGCTGCGCTATCAACCGTCTTCGGTCTTCGACAGAGGTCGGCTTCGGCAACCCATAAGCCTGCAAAACCACCGACGTATCCATCCATAACTCTCCCTCTGACAGGTATTGCATACCCTTATCCTCAGGGTCCAGCAAATCCATGATCATGCGCAACTTGGCGCTCACCTGCCACCACCCGGAATCATCAGCAGTGGTGAAGGTCACTTTCTCACGCACACCGTTACGGTAAGCAGTGCCGGTGATGCTGTCCTTGTGCAGCACCAACCCATCTGTTTGCAACCCTTTGCTTTTGATCCACGCCTGTAGCTCCGGCTGGGCCAGGATCTCTTGATAAGCGTCATAAGCAAGCGACAAGGACGTTCCCTGCGGAGCTATTAAAAAGGCGTAGCCCGATTTCACCCCCCCGACCAAGACTTTACCGAGCACGGTATCGGCAGACGCACGGTCCAAGTTCTCCGGCCAAGAAGAAGAGAGGGTCCAACGAGCAGGCGACGGCGGCAGGTTGTTGGTCAGCGCGCCAATGGCCGCGGTGACTTGCGCAAGCGTGCCAGGGTTCCCCAGGCCGTAAAACGCCAGGAGCTGACGCGCATCGTACATAGGCTGTGAGTACAGCGTGTTCCCGACTGATCGACTCTGCTCTACGAGTTGCTTGAATTGGGAATCGAGGGCTCTGATCGCAAGTTTTTCCTCAGGGCTGCCACCTACTCCGACTTTGCTGATTTCATCCTCTAGATAAACCCCTATAGAAAGCCACTGATTATCGGCCTTGCGTATCTCAAGGACCCCGTCATACATCCTGTAGATTTGATCTGCGTCGCCATAGCCAAGCTTTTCAATGAAGGCCTTGAACACCGGCGTCGCCAACGATTCGGCAAAGCGCTCACGTAATACCTGGCT
The window above is part of the Pseudomonas sp. KBS0710 genome. Proteins encoded here:
- the efeB gene encoding iron uptake transporter deferrochelatase/peroxidase subunit, with the protein product MSDSEQFSAQRRRVLLGMAATGAAIAGSTLTCPAMAAAAEQVTTAPRSDKTQDHHDFFGQHQTGIVTPRPACGMLVAFDVLASDREDLERLFRTLNERIAFLMTGGTVPQVDPKLPPTDSGILGPVVTPDNLTITVSVGESLFDERFGLAAAKPKRLSRMVGFPNDALEPAQCHGDLSLQFSSNTPDTNIHALRDIVKNLPDLLLVRWKQEGSVPPQAPAKPGEPAQSARNFLGFRDGSANPNSNDAKAMDQIVWVQPGSDEPAWAANGSYQAVRIIRNFVERWDRTPLQEQESIIGRIKPTGAPMDGDKETQVPDYSKDPEGKLTKLDAHIRLANPRTPQTQANLILRRPFNYSNGVNKNGQLDMGLLFICYQADLEKGFISVQTRLNGEPLEEYLKPVGGGYFFTLPGVTGPKDFLGRTLLAATHSQTTANT
- the efeO gene encoding iron uptake system protein EfeO, whose translation is MKKSTIALSLLMTLSPLAAFAATAPLDLVGPVSDYKIYVTEEIGELVTQTKAFTDAINKGDLATAQKLYAPTRVHYESIEPIAELFSDLDASIDSRVDDHEKGVTAEDFTGFHRIEYVLFSEKTTKGLETLTAKLNTDVNDLKTRVDGLTFPPEKVVGGAAALLEEVAATKISGEEDRYSHTDLYDFQGNIDGAKKIVDLFRGQIEKQDKVFLAKVDKNFATVDKILAKYKTKDGGYETYDKVKETDRKALVGPVNTLAEDLSMLRGKLGLN